The following proteins are encoded in a genomic region of Microbacterium sp. NC79:
- a CDS encoding DUF349 domain-containing protein → MPRPVPKAPAKPAAPAAPAEPWGRVDEAGVVSVREGSEWRVVGEYPDGTPDEALAYFVRKFDELEFKVRILEQRRGSGASAADLAQQAAHVSKELDGAAAVGDLAGLVARIAALTETLSAATEEEQRAQREAVDAAIAERTVLVEKAEALAARDPKTVQWKVASAELSALFDEWQAHQQTGPRLPKNTANDLWKRFRNARSTVERHRREFFAQLDETHKGARQTKTKLVERAEALASRGEEGIAAYRSLLDEWKTSGRAGRKVDDALWARFKAAGDALYAARAERDAAEQAESLPLIEARKALLVEAAAVADEADLRKARQLLTGIQRRWDEVGRIFPRDKERQLDDEMRKIEQALRSREDVDWKKNNPETQARADGMSRQLLDAIEKLESELAAAEKAGDAKAVKDAKEALDARRAWLKALGA, encoded by the coding sequence ATGCCGCGCCCGGTACCGAAGGCTCCTGCCAAGCCCGCTGCGCCCGCCGCTCCTGCGGAACCATGGGGTCGCGTTGACGAGGCTGGCGTCGTGTCGGTCCGTGAAGGTAGCGAGTGGCGCGTCGTTGGTGAGTACCCTGACGGCACTCCCGATGAAGCACTCGCGTACTTCGTGCGTAAGTTTGATGAGCTTGAGTTCAAGGTGCGCATCCTGGAGCAGCGTCGCGGTAGCGGCGCCTCGGCCGCTGACCTGGCTCAGCAGGCCGCACACGTCAGCAAGGAGTTGGATGGCGCAGCTGCCGTCGGCGACCTCGCTGGCCTTGTGGCACGCATCGCGGCACTGACCGAAACGCTGAGCGCCGCGACCGAAGAAGAACAGCGCGCCCAGCGCGAGGCTGTCGACGCCGCCATCGCAGAGCGTACGGTGCTCGTCGAAAAGGCCGAGGCTCTCGCCGCCCGCGACCCGAAGACGGTGCAGTGGAAGGTGGCTTCTGCCGAGCTTTCCGCACTGTTCGACGAGTGGCAGGCACACCAGCAGACCGGCCCGCGTCTGCCCAAGAACACCGCAAATGACCTGTGGAAGCGTTTCCGCAACGCACGTAGCACGGTCGAGCGCCACCGCCGCGAGTTCTTCGCTCAGCTCGACGAGACTCACAAGGGTGCCCGTCAGACGAAGACGAAGCTCGTCGAGCGCGCCGAAGCTCTGGCATCGCGTGGCGAAGAAGGTATCGCCGCTTACCGCTCGCTTCTTGACGAGTGGAAGACGTCAGGCCGCGCAGGTCGCAAGGTTGACGACGCCCTGTGGGCTCGTTTCAAGGCAGCAGGTGACGCCCTGTACGCCGCACGCGCCGAGCGTGATGCGGCTGAGCAGGCCGAGTCCCTCCCCCTCATCGAAGCACGCAAGGCGCTTCTCGTTGAGGCGGCCGCTGTCGCTGATGAGGCTGACCTTCGTAAGGCTCGTCAGCTGCTCACCGGCATCCAGCGTCGCTGGGACGAGGTTGGTCGCATCTTCCCGCGTGACAAGGAACGCCAGCTCGACGACGAAATGCGCAAGATCGAGCAGGCACTGCGCTCGCGCGAAGACGTTGATTGGAAGAAGAACAACCCGGAGACGCAGGCTCGCGCCGACGGCATGAGCCGTCAGTTGCTCGACGCTATCGAGAAGCTGGAATCGGAGCTGGCTGCCGCTGAGAAGGCCGGCGACGCGAAGGCCGTCAAGGACGCAAAGGAAGCGCTGGACGCTCGCCGCGCGTGGCTGAAGGCGCTCGGCGCCTAA
- a CDS encoding replication-associated recombination protein A, which yields MTSSAALHQGQTPLAVRMRPTSLDEVAGQQHLLRPGSPLVKLADRDAAPGAVSVILWGPPGTGKTTLAQAIARSSGRRFVELSAITAGVKDVREVMQDAMTQRDLYGATTILFLDEIHRFTKAQQDALLPGVENGWVILIAATTENPSFSVISPLLSRSLLLTLAPLTDEDLTVLVQRAVSDVRGLNGKVSLEPEALNALVHLASGDARRALTALEAAAVVAGDDNGEATITAEHVSQAVDRALLRYDRQGDEHYDVISAFIKSIRGSDVDAAIHYLARMIEAGEDPRFIARRLVISAAEDIGLADPHALVIAVAAADAVAFIGMPEGRIPLAEATVYLATTAKSNAAYVAIDAAIADVRAGGFGRVPKPIRDAHYAGAKRLGHGKGYKYPHDHEVGVVSQQYLPDELVGRRYYEPKNLGAERDVAARLERIRRILES from the coding sequence ATGACCTCGTCCGCTGCGCTTCATCAGGGCCAAACTCCGCTTGCTGTGAGAATGCGCCCCACGTCGCTCGACGAGGTCGCTGGCCAACAACACCTGCTGCGTCCGGGGTCACCCCTGGTGAAACTGGCTGATCGTGATGCGGCCCCCGGCGCCGTTTCGGTGATCCTGTGGGGTCCTCCAGGCACGGGCAAGACCACGCTCGCGCAGGCTATCGCCCGTTCCAGCGGTCGACGCTTCGTTGAGCTCAGTGCCATCACCGCCGGCGTGAAAGACGTTCGTGAGGTCATGCAAGACGCCATGACCCAGCGCGATCTTTACGGCGCCACCACGATCCTCTTCCTTGACGAGATTCACCGCTTCACGAAGGCACAACAAGACGCTCTGCTGCCAGGTGTGGAGAATGGCTGGGTCATTTTGATCGCCGCGACGACAGAGAACCCGTCATTCTCCGTCATTTCGCCGCTGTTGTCCCGTTCGCTCCTGTTGACGCTTGCTCCGCTGACAGATGAAGACCTCACGGTGCTTGTGCAGCGGGCAGTGAGCGATGTGCGCGGACTCAACGGCAAGGTGTCGCTCGAACCCGAAGCGTTGAACGCACTCGTGCATCTGGCCTCAGGCGATGCGCGTCGCGCTTTGACGGCGCTAGAAGCTGCGGCTGTCGTTGCCGGCGATGACAACGGTGAGGCGACCATCACAGCCGAGCACGTTTCGCAAGCGGTCGATCGTGCCCTGCTGCGCTATGACCGGCAGGGTGACGAACACTATGACGTCATCAGTGCGTTCATTAAGTCAATACGTGGTTCCGATGTCGACGCTGCAATCCACTACCTTGCGCGCATGATCGAGGCAGGCGAAGACCCCCGCTTTATCGCGCGTCGTCTCGTCATTTCTGCCGCTGAAGATATTGGCCTTGCCGACCCGCATGCGCTCGTGATTGCCGTTGCCGCGGCTGATGCGGTCGCTTTTATCGGTATGCCCGAGGGGCGTATTCCGCTTGCGGAAGCGACCGTCTACCTCGCCACCACGGCGAAGTCGAACGCCGCATATGTGGCAATCGACGCTGCCATTGCCGACGTGCGCGCCGGCGGCTTTGGCCGTGTACCCAAGCCCATCCGCGACGCCCACTATGCGGGGGCGAAACGACTCGGGCACGGTAAGGGCTACAAGTACCCGCACGACCATGAGGTCGGTGTGGTGTCGCAACAGTATTTGCCAGACGAACTCGTGGGCCGGCGTTATTACGAACCCAAGAACCTCGGGGCGGAGCGCGATGTTGCGGCGCGCCTCGAGCGCATCCGGCGCATTCTCGAGAGCTGA
- the secF gene encoding protein translocase subunit SecF has translation MGAMSQLGNDLYTGERSVPFVQKRKLWFIIAAALVLASIAVLFIRVPQFSIEFTGGSQFTVSGATTADESIAAQADARDAVVSVVPDATTKVTTVGGTDIRVQTSQMSQEETRLVSASLADKFGVEESTAVTASFVGPSWGADVTKQSLWGLGVFLALAFLILAIYFRTWKMSLAAIIGLLDVLIITLGIYAAFGFEISPAAVIGFLTILGYSLYDTTVVFDKIRETTWEQGSASTRTFGESVNLGVNQTLIRSINTSIVAVLPVGAILIIGAMWMGAQTLSDISLSITVGIIVAAYSTLFVAAPLYSFLRESEPDIQRHDAKVLAAREAA, from the coding sequence ATGGGTGCTATGAGTCAACTCGGTAATGACCTGTACACCGGTGAACGCTCCGTTCCCTTCGTGCAGAAGCGCAAGTTGTGGTTCATCATCGCGGCAGCGCTCGTTCTCGCCTCGATCGCTGTGCTGTTCATCCGTGTTCCGCAGTTCTCAATTGAGTTCACGGGCGGATCCCAGTTCACCGTGTCGGGGGCGACGACCGCCGACGAATCCATTGCAGCGCAGGCAGATGCCCGCGACGCCGTGGTTAGCGTCGTTCCGGATGCCACCACCAAGGTGACCACCGTCGGTGGCACCGATATCCGCGTGCAGACGTCGCAGATGTCGCAGGAAGAGACACGACTGGTCTCGGCTTCGCTGGCTGACAAGTTCGGCGTTGAAGAGAGCACGGCCGTCACCGCGAGCTTCGTTGGCCCGTCATGGGGTGCAGACGTCACCAAGCAATCGCTGTGGGGCCTTGGCGTCTTCCTCGCTCTCGCGTTCCTGATTCTGGCGATCTACTTCCGCACCTGGAAGATGTCGCTGGCTGCGATCATCGGCCTTCTCGACGTTCTCATCATCACGCTCGGCATCTACGCAGCGTTCGGCTTTGAGATTTCTCCTGCCGCCGTCATCGGCTTCCTCACGATCCTCGGCTACTCGCTCTACGACACCACCGTCGTGTTCGACAAGATTCGAGAGACAACGTGGGAACAGGGTTCGGCCTCAACGCGCACGTTTGGTGAGTCGGTCAACCTCGGCGTTAACCAGACGCTCATCCGCTCCATTAACACCTCGATCGTGGCCGTGCTTCCCGTGGGAGCCATCCTCATCATCGGTGCGATGTGGATGGGTGCTCAGACGTTGAGCGACATTTCGCTGTCCATCACCGTGGGTATCATCGTGGCGGCATACTCGACGCTGTTTGTTGCGGCGCCGCTGTACTCGTTCCTGCGTGAGTCGGAGCCGGACATCCAGCGTCACGACGCGAAGGTGCTCGCTGCGCGCGAAGCTGCTTGA
- the rpsD gene encoding 30S ribosomal protein S4 — translation MSTKSRTRSKARLSRSLGIPLTPKAARILEKRAYGPGEHGRTKRKADSDYAVRLREKQRLRAQYGIREKQLRIAFNEARRVDGLTGENLVEILEVRLDALVLRAGFARTTAQARQLVVHRHILVDGQLVDRPSFRVKPGQLIHVKEKSEALEPFQVAAAGGHADVLPPVPGYLEVQLDKLQARLVRAPKRAEVPVTCEVQLVVEYYAAR, via the coding sequence GTGTCGACGAAGTCTCGTACCCGTAGCAAGGCGCGCCTGTCGCGCTCGCTCGGAATCCCGCTTACCCCCAAGGCTGCACGCATTCTTGAAAAGCGCGCATACGGCCCGGGTGAGCACGGCCGCACCAAGCGCAAGGCAGACAGCGACTACGCTGTTCGTCTTCGTGAGAAGCAGCGTCTTCGCGCCCAGTACGGCATCCGCGAGAAGCAGCTCCGCATCGCATTCAACGAGGCTCGCCGCGTTGATGGTCTGACCGGTGAAAACCTGGTCGAGATCCTCGAGGTGCGTCTTGACGCTCTCGTGCTGCGTGCAGGTTTTGCTCGCACCACGGCGCAGGCACGTCAGCTCGTCGTGCACCGCCACATCCTCGTTGACGGCCAGCTGGTTGACCGCCCCTCCTTCCGCGTGAAGCCGGGTCAGCTCATCCACGTCAAGGAGAAGAGCGAAGCTCTCGAACCGTTCCAGGTTGCAGCAGCCGGCGGTCACGCCGACGTTCTGCCCCCGGTTCCGGGTTACCTCGAGGTTCAGCTCGACAAGCTTCAGGCACGCCTTGTGCGCGCTCCGAAGCGCGCAGAGGTCCCCGTGACCTGTGAAGTTCAGCTCGTCGTCGAGTACTACGCAGCTCGCTAA
- the secD gene encoding protein translocase subunit SecD, whose amino-acid sequence MATSTPVRHAWRALIGLVAVIAVLFGVNALGVFVFEKSSWTPELALDLQGGTQITLSAQTEDGADPSPEQLQQAVGIIRQRVDASGVSESEILTEGGRNIVVQVPGTIDQETSDRLEASAQMTLRPVLAASQGANTFIGEDGTETPYPWPTQSLAATPATEPTNASDLNWVTEELAAQFNAFDCAAPQNDPSKADTDAAMIACDADGFTKYILGPVELDGSHIDDATNGYDQQRAQWLVQLDFDDEGTKIFGEISKRLVTMTGSQRQFAFVLDGLVISAPEMQAQILDGRPSISGPTLDAEGTKALAEQLKFGALPLSFETQSNSQISATLGTQQLQIGLIAALIGLALVALYSLISYRALGVVIIASLAVMAVITYITLCILAWRMGFRLSLAGVAGLIVTIGFTADSFIVYFERIRDELRDGKSVTAAVEDGWDRAKRTIYISKSINVLAAVVLYVLADSSVKGFAFTLGLTTVIDVLIFILFTHPVMQLLARTRFFGGGHPFSGMNAEALGAVYRERAQFKAVPTTAASRGKAAKDAKSRGEAQRRQTIAERKAAEASAARNATTTKERNED is encoded by the coding sequence TCTTCGAAAAGAGCTCATGGACCCCTGAGCTCGCGCTCGACCTGCAGGGCGGGACGCAGATCACGCTCTCCGCGCAGACGGAAGATGGGGCGGACCCCTCGCCAGAACAGCTGCAACAGGCTGTCGGCATTATCCGTCAGCGTGTCGACGCTTCCGGCGTCTCCGAATCGGAGATTCTCACCGAGGGTGGCCGCAACATCGTCGTTCAGGTTCCCGGAACCATCGACCAAGAAACCAGCGACCGCCTCGAAGCCAGCGCACAGATGACGTTGCGCCCCGTGCTTGCGGCCTCGCAGGGCGCGAACACCTTTATCGGCGAAGACGGAACCGAAACGCCGTACCCGTGGCCGACGCAGTCACTGGCAGCAACGCCGGCGACAGAGCCGACCAACGCTTCCGACTTGAACTGGGTGACGGAAGAACTCGCCGCACAGTTCAACGCATTCGACTGTGCTGCACCGCAGAACGACCCGTCGAAGGCAGATACGGACGCGGCGATGATCGCGTGTGACGCTGACGGCTTCACGAAGTACATCCTCGGCCCGGTTGAACTTGACGGTTCACACATTGATGACGCGACCAATGGCTACGACCAGCAGCGCGCGCAGTGGCTTGTGCAGCTCGACTTCGACGACGAGGGCACCAAGATCTTCGGCGAGATCAGCAAGCGGCTGGTGACCATGACCGGTTCGCAGCGTCAATTCGCGTTCGTGCTAGACGGTCTCGTGATCTCCGCACCTGAAATGCAGGCACAGATTCTTGACGGTCGCCCGTCGATCTCTGGCCCGACGTTGGATGCCGAAGGCACGAAGGCTCTTGCTGAGCAGCTGAAGTTCGGTGCATTGCCGTTGAGCTTTGAGACGCAGTCCAACTCGCAGATCTCGGCGACGCTTGGCACCCAGCAGCTGCAGATCGGTCTGATCGCCGCGTTGATTGGTCTCGCACTCGTCGCGCTGTACTCCCTGATCTCTTACCGTGCACTGGGTGTCGTGATCATCGCGTCACTCGCGGTGATGGCTGTCATCACATACATCACGCTGTGCATCCTGGCGTGGCGCATGGGCTTCCGCCTTTCGCTCGCCGGTGTGGCTGGTTTGATCGTCACGATCGGTTTCACCGCGGACTCGTTCATCGTGTACTTCGAACGTATTCGTGATGAGCTCCGCGATGGCAAGTCGGTAACCGCGGCTGTGGAAGACGGTTGGGACCGCGCCAAGCGCACGATCTACATCTCCAAGTCGATCAACGTGTTGGCAGCAGTGGTTCTCTACGTGCTCGCTGACTCGTCGGTGAAGGGCTTCGCTTTCACGCTGGGTCTGACCACCGTCATCGACGTATTGATCTTCATCCTGTTCACGCACCCCGTCATGCAGCTGCTTGCGCGCACCCGCTTCTTCGGTGGAGGACACCCGTTCTCCGGTATGAACGCGGAAGCACTCGGCGCTGTTTACCGTGAGCGTGCCCAGTTCAAGGCGGTTCCGACGACGGCTGCCAGCCGCGGTAAGGCCGCGAAGGATGCCAAGAGCCGTGGCGAAGCGCAGCGCCGTCAGACGATCGCTGAGCGCAAGGCTGCGGAGGCTTCCGCCGCCCGAAATGCCACCACGACGAAGGAAAGGAACGAAGACTAA
- a CDS encoding bifunctional (p)ppGpp synthetase/guanosine-3',5'-bis(diphosphate) 3'-pyrophosphohydrolase yields MTETVPPAPGNHSSLRWMVPRIFSRSVRRDDMEHLLRTVRSHHPRGDLTIIERAYEVASQKHDGQKRQSGEPYITHPVAVAQILAELGLGPRAIAAALLHDTVEDTGYALEELQAEFGDEVALLVDGVTKLDKVKYGESAQAETVRKMIIAMSKDIRVLMIKLADRLHNARTWGFVPTEKAAKKATETLEIYAPLAHRLGIQTVKSELEDLSFAVLHPKMYAEIESLVKQRTPQREQYVKSVISAVEEDLRAQRIKGKVAGRPKQLYSVYQKMIVRGRSFDDIYDLIGIRVLVPTVRDCYAVLGALHARWTPLPGRFKDYIATPKFNLYQSLHTTVIGPGGRTVELQIRTYEMHQQAEYGVAAHWAYKERMAGNGADTKATDADLAWVARISDWGAETADPGEFLDSLRFEIGAKEVYVFTPKGRVIGLPTGATPVDFAYAVHTEIGHRTMGAKVNGRLVPLETKLNSGEIVEVFTSKNPDAGPSQDWLNFVASTRARNKIRGWFTKERREEAIEQGKDAIARAMRRQNLPLQRLMNQDSFLEVALQMRYEDVSALYAAVGEGHISTQSVLEKVAAIVNANDTATGPIEIPTVGKSRAPRNGDSGILVRGAPDILVKLAKCCTPVPGDAIVGFVTRGSGVSVHRADCNNVAALKQDKDRLIEVDWAPTTKSVFMVQIQVEALDRSGLLSDVTRVLSEHHVNILSATVQTTNDRLALSRFVFEMGDTVHLDRVLNAVRRIDAVYDVYRVTQS; encoded by the coding sequence ATGACAGAGACAGTTCCTCCTGCCCCCGGTAATCACTCCAGCCTGCGCTGGATGGTTCCGCGCATCTTCTCCCGGTCGGTGCGACGCGACGATATGGAGCATTTGCTGCGTACCGTGCGTTCGCACCACCCGCGCGGTGATCTGACGATCATCGAGCGGGCATATGAAGTGGCTTCTCAGAAGCACGATGGCCAAAAGCGCCAGAGCGGTGAGCCCTACATCACCCACCCCGTAGCGGTGGCGCAGATTCTTGCTGAGCTGGGTCTTGGGCCGCGTGCCATCGCGGCGGCTTTGCTGCACGACACGGTGGAAGACACCGGGTACGCGCTCGAGGAGTTGCAGGCCGAGTTCGGTGACGAGGTTGCGCTTCTCGTTGACGGCGTCACCAAGCTTGACAAGGTCAAGTACGGCGAGAGTGCTCAGGCCGAGACCGTCCGCAAAATGATCATCGCGATGTCGAAAGACATTCGCGTGCTCATGATTAAGCTCGCTGACCGTCTACACAATGCGCGCACGTGGGGCTTCGTTCCCACGGAAAAGGCCGCCAAGAAGGCGACCGAGACACTTGAGATTTACGCGCCGCTCGCGCACCGCCTGGGTATCCAGACGGTAAAGAGCGAGCTGGAAGACCTGTCCTTTGCGGTCTTGCACCCGAAGATGTACGCCGAGATTGAGTCGCTCGTTAAACAGCGCACGCCGCAGCGCGAGCAGTATGTGAAGAGCGTCATCTCGGCCGTCGAGGAAGATCTTCGGGCGCAACGCATCAAGGGCAAGGTGGCGGGTAGGCCGAAGCAGTTGTATTCGGTCTACCAAAAGATGATTGTGCGTGGTCGTTCCTTCGACGACATTTACGATCTCATCGGTATTCGCGTCCTGGTTCCTACCGTGCGTGATTGCTACGCCGTTCTCGGTGCGTTGCACGCACGCTGGACGCCCCTGCCCGGTCGTTTCAAGGACTACATCGCCACCCCCAAGTTCAACCTGTATCAGTCATTGCACACGACCGTTATTGGCCCGGGCGGACGCACGGTCGAATTGCAGATTCGTACATACGAAATGCACCAGCAGGCCGAGTACGGTGTCGCTGCGCACTGGGCATACAAAGAGCGCATGGCAGGCAACGGTGCAGACACCAAGGCGACAGACGCTGATCTGGCCTGGGTCGCGCGCATCTCCGACTGGGGTGCAGAGACGGCTGACCCCGGTGAGTTCCTTGACTCGCTCCGTTTTGAAATCGGTGCGAAAGAGGTCTACGTCTTCACCCCGAAGGGACGAGTGATTGGGCTCCCGACCGGTGCCACACCCGTCGACTTCGCGTATGCCGTGCACACGGAGATTGGCCATCGCACCATGGGTGCCAAGGTCAACGGACGCCTGGTGCCGTTGGAGACGAAACTCAACTCGGGCGAGATCGTCGAGGTCTTCACCTCGAAAAACCCCGACGCTGGCCCCAGCCAAGACTGGCTGAACTTTGTCGCGTCGACACGCGCGCGCAATAAGATTCGTGGCTGGTTCACGAAGGAACGTCGTGAAGAAGCCATCGAGCAGGGTAAGGACGCGATCGCACGTGCGATGCGCCGCCAGAACCTGCCACTGCAACGCCTGATGAACCAGGACTCGTTCCTGGAAGTCGCACTGCAAATGCGCTACGAAGATGTCTCAGCGCTGTACGCGGCTGTCGGCGAAGGGCATATCTCCACCCAGTCGGTGCTGGAAAAGGTTGCGGCGATTGTCAACGCGAACGACACCGCTACCGGTCCCATCGAGATTCCAACCGTTGGCAAGTCGCGCGCGCCCCGCAACGGTGACTCCGGAATCCTCGTGCGCGGAGCACCCGATATTCTGGTGAAGCTCGCGAAGTGTTGCACCCCGGTACCTGGCGATGCGATTGTCGGCTTCGTCACCCGCGGCAGCGGCGTCAGCGTACACCGCGCCGACTGCAATAACGTGGCTGCACTGAAGCAGGATAAGGATCGCCTCATTGAGGTCGATTGGGCACCGACCACGAAGAGCGTCTTCATGGTGCAGATCCAGGTAGAAGCCCTGGATCGCTCCGGCTTGCTCTCAGACGTGACACGAGTGCTCTCGGAACACCACGTCAACATTTTGTCTGCGACCGTTCAGACCACGAACGATCGCCTTGCCCTGAGCCGTTTCGTATTCGAAATGGGCGACACCGTCCACCTGGATCGGGTTCTGAACGCGGTGCGCCGTATTGACGCGGTGTACGACGTCTATCGCGTCACCCAGTCGTAG
- a CDS encoding ATPase — protein MKNLRWFVLGIIGGFVAAHLINKDPRGHELFEQVDARITEFTDRMSDAYRDQQNTLHAIVEDATASVVSAAESAQQTN, from the coding sequence ATGAAGAACCTACGCTGGTTCGTGCTTGGCATCATCGGTGGTTTCGTTGCTGCCCACCTGATCAACAAGGATCCGCGTGGCCACGAACTTTTTGAACAGGTGGATGCGCGCATTACCGAGTTCACCGATCGCATGTCAGACGCCTATCGCGATCAGCAAAACACGCTTCATGCGATCGTAGAAGATGCCACAGCCTCCGTTGTGAGCGCCGCTGAGAGCGCACAGCAGACCAACTGA